A region of Apus apus isolate bApuApu2 chromosome 14, bApuApu2.pri.cur, whole genome shotgun sequence DNA encodes the following proteins:
- the RMI2 gene encoding recQ-mediated genome instability protein 2, whose translation MAGAAAGPPVKVLAAQLRGAVRDAGGTWRLCREEAGRAPLRLRAVWMQGTVLEVERGGGSARLQDGSGPFTVLGVEEVPKGRPCLSAGKYVMVMGVVRSCSPEPVLRAIKMTDLSENPVHKSMWSLEVEDLHRVIP comes from the exons ATGGCGggcgccgcggcggggccgccggtGAAGGTGCTGGCCGCCCAGCTGCGGGGCGCGGTGCGGGACGCCGGCGGGACGTGGCGGCTGTGCCGGGAGGAGGCGGGCCGGGCGCCCCTGCGGCTGCGGGCCGTGTGGATGCAGGGCACGGTGCTGGAGGTGGAGCGCGGCGGCGGCTCGGCCCGGCTGCAGGACGGCAGCGGCCCCTTCACCgtgctgggggtggaggaggtGCCCAAAGGGCGGCCCTGCCTCAGCGCAG GGAAGTATGTAATGGTGATGGGTGTGGTGAGGTCCTGCAGTCCTGAGCCTGTTCTTCGAGCAATAAAGATGACAGATCTCTCTGAAAACCCCGTGCATAAGAGTATGTGGAGCCTTGAAGTGGAGGATTTGCACAGAGTCATCCCCTAG